The Molothrus aeneus isolate 106 chromosome 31, BPBGC_Maene_1.0, whole genome shotgun sequence genome includes a window with the following:
- the ARHGEF2 gene encoding rho guanine nucleotide exchange factor 2 isoform X1: MSRVPRAAGGAGGAAGRPRCRSPVRRPVPLSGQGKDKERMKEGKEKDARYTNGHLFTTISVSGMTMCFACNKSITAKEALVCPTCNVTIHNRCKDTLPNCTKVKQKQQKAALLKNSSALQSVSLRNKNAIRERPNSAIYPSESFRQTLLGPRRGRPSLSLSKSVSTTNISGNFNDDSPLGIRRILSQSTDSLNMRNRTLSVESLIDEGPDVILSQLLSDLEADGKEFEADSWSLAVDNSFLQQHRMDVMKRQDVIYELMQTELHHVRTLKIMGALFRRAMLEELQLDPGTVQRIFPCLDELSHIHERFLAQLLERRRESLAQDSNKNFVIDRLGDILVTQFSGPSAEQLRKAYAEFCSKHTKALKEYKDLLARDKRFQQFIRRVTRSPLLRRHGVPECILLVTQRITKYPVLIERILKNSKDNEGDCADLSRALRLVKELLSAVDEEVHAWELRGRLWDVFRRVDPRAKVPLCWDSRPGAFGRDELLRRKLVHSGGMLWKTAAGRFKDVLVLLMTDVLVFLQEKDQKFTFPMLDKPAVISLQNLIVRDIANQEKGMFLISAAPPEMYEVHAASRDDRNHWMKVIQQAVSLCPSRQDFPLIETETEASLRKLKERMEQQDRQIAALLEDKVGIFADMLALGSGCSEPPAAPRGTPFPGDPTRGPRGDVLLHDAIREVECLKEIFTGCTRDRDQNQNQNQNHPPDAESCPSPSASNGDSGSINGSLELRADPDGQRDGNGNQVPPRGSQEEINQRLVNLYGLLLRLQVHLTHQEVLLELQLPEGLQRPRPRRGSQPAVPVTGAAEPGAGAELALLQRQHGLVQEELSRCRQLCQERAQEAAALESRLRDSERERSRLERELQEARGAPAGPRGRRAAEPRRRSLPAGDALYLSFTPPQLSHASPPAVVPFHAPAFPGGSRDELEFRGTDPERLREGEDTLDVLLEDEGGLGGRHSPPASPRDFLRMQDIPEEAENSQELKEGDGDS; this comes from the exons ATGAGCCGCGTCCCGAGGGCGGCGGGAGGAGCGGGGGGAGCGGCGGGGAGGCCCCGGTGCCGCAGCCCCGTCAGGCGTCCGGTGCCGCTGTCCGGGCAGGgcaaggacaaggagaggatgAAGGAGGGCAAGGAGAAGGACGCGCGTTACACCAACGGGCACCTGTTCACCACCATCTCCGTGTCGGGCATGACCATGTGCTTCGCCTGCAACAAGAGCATCACGGCCAAGGAAGCGCTGGTGTGCCCCA CCTGCAACGTCACCATCCACAACCGCTGCAAGGACACGCTGCCCAACTGCACCAAGGTGAAGCAGAAG CAGCAGAAGGCGGCGCTGCTGAAgaacagctcagccctgcagtcGGTGTCCCTGCGCAACAAGA atGCCATCCGGGAGCGCCCCAACTCTGCCATCTACCCCTCGGAGAGCTTCCGGCAGACGCTGCTGgggccccgccgcggccgcccctccTTGTCCCTCTCCAAGAGCGTCTCCACCACCAACATCTCGGG GAATTTCAACGATGACTCTCCCCTGGGCATCCGGCGGATCCTGTCCCAGTCCACGGATTCCCTCAACATGCGCAACCGGACGCTCTCGGTGGAGTCGTTGATCGACGAAG GCCCTGACGTCATCCTGAGCCAGCTGCTGAGCGATCTGGAGGCGGATGGGAAGGAGTTTGAGGCGGATTCCTGGAGCCTGGCGGTGGATAacagcttcctgcagcagcaccgcATGGACGTCATGAAGCGGCAGGACGTCATCTACg AGCTGATGCAGACGGAGCTGCACCACGTGCGGACGCTGAAGATCATGGGCGCCCTGTTCCGCAGGGccatgctggaggagctgcagctggacccCGGCACCGTCCAGCGCATCTTCCCCTGCCTGGACGAGCTCAGCCACATCCACGAGCGCTTCCTGGCCCAGCTCCTGGAGCGGCGCCGGGAATCGCTGGCCCAGGACAGCAACAAGAACTTCGTCATCGACCGCCTCGGTGACATCCTTGTCACCCAG TTCTCGGGCCCGAGCGCGGAGCAGCTGCGCAAAGCCTACGCCGAGTTCTGCAGCAAGCACACCAAGGCACTCAAGGAGTACAAGGACCTGCTGGCCCGGGACAAACGCTTCCAGCAGTTCATCAGG CGGGTGACACGCTCCCCTCTCCTCCGCCGCCACGGCGTCCCCGAGTGCATCCTGCTGGTGACGCAGCGCATCACCAAGTACCCGGTGCTCATCGAGCGCATCCTCAAGAATTCCAAAG ACAACGAGGGCGACTGCGCGGACCTGTCGCGGGCGCTGCGCTTGGTGAAGGAGCTGCTGTCGGCCGTGGACGAGGAGGTTCACGCCTGGGAGCTCCGCGGGCGCCTCTGGGACGTTTTCCGGCGGGTGGATCCCCGCGCCAAGGTGCcgctgtgctgggacagccgGCCCGGGGCCTTCGGGAGGGACGAGCTGCTCCGCAGGAAGCTGGTGCACAGCGGGGGCATGCTCTGGAAAACGGCGGCCGGGCGCTTCAAAG ACgtcctggtgctgctgatgACGGACGTGCTGGTGTTCCTGCAAGAGAAGGACCAGAAATTCACCTTCCCCATGCTG GACAAGCCTGCTGTCATCTCCCTGCAAAACCTGATCGTGAGGGACATCGCCAACCAGGAGAAGGGGATGTTCCTGATCAGCGCGGCCCCGCCCGAGATGTACGAGGTGCACGCGGCCTCACGGGACGACCGCAACCACTGGATGAAGGTCATCCAGCAGGCAGTCAGCCT CTGTCCAAGCCGCCAGGATTTTCCCCTGATTGAGACGGAGACTGAAGCGTCCTTGAGGAAACTGAAAG agcgcatggagcagcaggaccGGCAGATCGCAGCGCTGCTGGAGGACAAGGTTGGCATTTTTGCCGACATGCTGGCGCTGGGCAGcggctgctccgagccccccgcagccccccggggCACCCCCTTCCCCGGGGACCCCACCCGGGGCCCCCGCGGGGACGTCCTGCTGCACGACGCCATCCGGGAAG TGGAGTGCCTGAAGGAGATTTTCACGGGATGCACCCGGGACCGGGaccagaaccagaaccagaaccagaaccaCCCCCCCGATGCcgagagctgccccagccccagcgccAGCA ACGGTGACTCCGGCAGCATCAACGGCTCCTTGGAATTGCGGGCGGATCCGGATGGGCAGCGG GACGGGAATGGGAACCAGGTGCCACCGAGGGGATCCCAGGAG GAGATCAACCAGCGCCTGGTGAACCTGTACGGGCTCCTGCTGCGGctccag GTCCACCTGACCcaccaggaggtgctgctggagctgcagctgccggaggggctgcagcggccgcggccccgccggggcTCCCAGCCGGCCGTGCCGGTAACCGGAGCGGCGGAACCGGGTGCCGGGGCGGAGCTGGCGCTGCTGCAGCGGCAGCACGGgctggtgcaggaggagctgagccGCTGccgccagctgtgccaggagcgggcgcaggaggcggcggcgctggAGTCGCGCCTGCGGGACAGCGAACGGGAGCGCTCCCGGTTGGaacgggagctgcaggaggcgCGGGGGGcaccggcggggccgcggggccggcgggcggCGGAGCCTCGGCGTAGGAGCCTCCCGGCTGGGGATGCGCTGTACCTGAGCTTCACCCCCCCGCAG CTGAGCCACGCCAGCCCCCCCGCCGTTGTCCCGTTCCACGCCCCCGCCTTCCCCGGCGGCTCCCGGGACGAGCTGGAATTCCGAGGAACCGACCCCGAACGGCTGCGGGAGGGCGAGGACACCCTGGACGTGCTCCTGGAGGACGAGGGGGGCTTGGGGGGTCGCCACTccccccctgccagcccccgaG ATTTCCTGAGGATGCAGGATATTCCCGAGGAGGCGGAgaacagccaggagctgaaggagggCGATGGGGACAGTTAG
- the ARHGEF2 gene encoding rho guanine nucleotide exchange factor 2 isoform X5: protein MTGKTKGKDKERMKEGKEKDARYTNGHLFTTISVSGMTMCFACNKSITAKEALVCPTCNVTIHNRCKDTLPNCTKVKQKQQKAALLKNSSALQSVSLRNKNAIRERPNSAIYPSESFRQTLLGPRRGRPSLSLSKSVSTTNISGNFNDDSPLGIRRILSQSTDSLNMRNRTLSVESLIDEGPDVILSQLLSDLEADGKEFEADSWSLAVDNSFLQQHRMDVMKRQDVIYELMQTELHHVRTLKIMGALFRRAMLEELQLDPGTVQRIFPCLDELSHIHERFLAQLLERRRESLAQDSNKNFVIDRLGDILVTQFSGPSAEQLRKAYAEFCSKHTKALKEYKDLLARDKRFQQFIRRVTRSPLLRRHGVPECILLVTQRITKYPVLIERILKNSKDNEGDCADLSRALRLVKELLSAVDEEVHAWELRGRLWDVFRRVDPRAKVPLCWDSRPGAFGRDELLRRKLVHSGGMLWKTAAGRFKDVLVLLMTDVLVFLQEKDQKFTFPMLDKPAVISLQNLIVRDIANQEKGMFLISAAPPEMYEVHAASRDDRNHWMKVIQQAVSLCPSRQDFPLIETETEASLRKLKERMEQQDRQIAALLEDKVGIFADMLALGSGCSEPPAAPRGTPFPGDPTRGPRGDVLLHDAIREVECLKEIFTGCTRDRDQNQNQNQNHPPDAESCPSPSASNGDSGSINGSLELRADPDGQRDGNGNQVPPRGSQEEINQRLVNLYGLLLRLQVHLTHQEVLLELQLPEGLQRPRPRRGSQPAVPVTGAAEPGAGAELALLQRQHGLVQEELSRCRQLCQERAQEAAALESRLRDSERERSRLERELQEARGAPAGPRGRRAAEPRRRSLPAGDALYLSFTPPQLSHASPPAVVPFHAPAFPGGSRDELEFRGTDPERLREGEDTLDVLLEDEGGLGGRHSPPASPRDFLRMQDIPEEAENSQELKEGDGDS, encoded by the exons GgcaaggacaaggagaggatgAAGGAGGGCAAGGAGAAGGACGCGCGTTACACCAACGGGCACCTGTTCACCACCATCTCCGTGTCGGGCATGACCATGTGCTTCGCCTGCAACAAGAGCATCACGGCCAAGGAAGCGCTGGTGTGCCCCA CCTGCAACGTCACCATCCACAACCGCTGCAAGGACACGCTGCCCAACTGCACCAAGGTGAAGCAGAAG CAGCAGAAGGCGGCGCTGCTGAAgaacagctcagccctgcagtcGGTGTCCCTGCGCAACAAGA atGCCATCCGGGAGCGCCCCAACTCTGCCATCTACCCCTCGGAGAGCTTCCGGCAGACGCTGCTGgggccccgccgcggccgcccctccTTGTCCCTCTCCAAGAGCGTCTCCACCACCAACATCTCGGG GAATTTCAACGATGACTCTCCCCTGGGCATCCGGCGGATCCTGTCCCAGTCCACGGATTCCCTCAACATGCGCAACCGGACGCTCTCGGTGGAGTCGTTGATCGACGAAG GCCCTGACGTCATCCTGAGCCAGCTGCTGAGCGATCTGGAGGCGGATGGGAAGGAGTTTGAGGCGGATTCCTGGAGCCTGGCGGTGGATAacagcttcctgcagcagcaccgcATGGACGTCATGAAGCGGCAGGACGTCATCTACg AGCTGATGCAGACGGAGCTGCACCACGTGCGGACGCTGAAGATCATGGGCGCCCTGTTCCGCAGGGccatgctggaggagctgcagctggacccCGGCACCGTCCAGCGCATCTTCCCCTGCCTGGACGAGCTCAGCCACATCCACGAGCGCTTCCTGGCCCAGCTCCTGGAGCGGCGCCGGGAATCGCTGGCCCAGGACAGCAACAAGAACTTCGTCATCGACCGCCTCGGTGACATCCTTGTCACCCAG TTCTCGGGCCCGAGCGCGGAGCAGCTGCGCAAAGCCTACGCCGAGTTCTGCAGCAAGCACACCAAGGCACTCAAGGAGTACAAGGACCTGCTGGCCCGGGACAAACGCTTCCAGCAGTTCATCAGG CGGGTGACACGCTCCCCTCTCCTCCGCCGCCACGGCGTCCCCGAGTGCATCCTGCTGGTGACGCAGCGCATCACCAAGTACCCGGTGCTCATCGAGCGCATCCTCAAGAATTCCAAAG ACAACGAGGGCGACTGCGCGGACCTGTCGCGGGCGCTGCGCTTGGTGAAGGAGCTGCTGTCGGCCGTGGACGAGGAGGTTCACGCCTGGGAGCTCCGCGGGCGCCTCTGGGACGTTTTCCGGCGGGTGGATCCCCGCGCCAAGGTGCcgctgtgctgggacagccgGCCCGGGGCCTTCGGGAGGGACGAGCTGCTCCGCAGGAAGCTGGTGCACAGCGGGGGCATGCTCTGGAAAACGGCGGCCGGGCGCTTCAAAG ACgtcctggtgctgctgatgACGGACGTGCTGGTGTTCCTGCAAGAGAAGGACCAGAAATTCACCTTCCCCATGCTG GACAAGCCTGCTGTCATCTCCCTGCAAAACCTGATCGTGAGGGACATCGCCAACCAGGAGAAGGGGATGTTCCTGATCAGCGCGGCCCCGCCCGAGATGTACGAGGTGCACGCGGCCTCACGGGACGACCGCAACCACTGGATGAAGGTCATCCAGCAGGCAGTCAGCCT CTGTCCAAGCCGCCAGGATTTTCCCCTGATTGAGACGGAGACTGAAGCGTCCTTGAGGAAACTGAAAG agcgcatggagcagcaggaccGGCAGATCGCAGCGCTGCTGGAGGACAAGGTTGGCATTTTTGCCGACATGCTGGCGCTGGGCAGcggctgctccgagccccccgcagccccccggggCACCCCCTTCCCCGGGGACCCCACCCGGGGCCCCCGCGGGGACGTCCTGCTGCACGACGCCATCCGGGAAG TGGAGTGCCTGAAGGAGATTTTCACGGGATGCACCCGGGACCGGGaccagaaccagaaccagaaccagaaccaCCCCCCCGATGCcgagagctgccccagccccagcgccAGCA ACGGTGACTCCGGCAGCATCAACGGCTCCTTGGAATTGCGGGCGGATCCGGATGGGCAGCGG GACGGGAATGGGAACCAGGTGCCACCGAGGGGATCCCAGGAG GAGATCAACCAGCGCCTGGTGAACCTGTACGGGCTCCTGCTGCGGctccag GTCCACCTGACCcaccaggaggtgctgctggagctgcagctgccggaggggctgcagcggccgcggccccgccggggcTCCCAGCCGGCCGTGCCGGTAACCGGAGCGGCGGAACCGGGTGCCGGGGCGGAGCTGGCGCTGCTGCAGCGGCAGCACGGgctggtgcaggaggagctgagccGCTGccgccagctgtgccaggagcgggcgcaggaggcggcggcgctggAGTCGCGCCTGCGGGACAGCGAACGGGAGCGCTCCCGGTTGGaacgggagctgcaggaggcgCGGGGGGcaccggcggggccgcggggccggcgggcggCGGAGCCTCGGCGTAGGAGCCTCCCGGCTGGGGATGCGCTGTACCTGAGCTTCACCCCCCCGCAG CTGAGCCACGCCAGCCCCCCCGCCGTTGTCCCGTTCCACGCCCCCGCCTTCCCCGGCGGCTCCCGGGACGAGCTGGAATTCCGAGGAACCGACCCCGAACGGCTGCGGGAGGGCGAGGACACCCTGGACGTGCTCCTGGAGGACGAGGGGGGCTTGGGGGGTCGCCACTccccccctgccagcccccgaG ATTTCCTGAGGATGCAGGATATTCCCGAGGAGGCGGAgaacagccaggagctgaaggagggCGATGGGGACAGTTAG